From a single Gimesia fumaroli genomic region:
- a CDS encoding heavy metal translocating P-type ATPase, which yields MIAAHLILRFALVTSETVQNFPLWAVLALGGTPLVWGLLVKMFHREFGSDLLAGISIVVSILLDEYLAGSLVVLMLSGGEALEAYAVRSASSVLQALSKRMPSIAHRKIDSRIDDVALDQIAIDDTLVIFPHEICPIDGIVLEGHGVMDESYLTGEPYMMSKTPGSQVLSGAINGESALTIRAEKLAVDSRYAKIMEVMQTSEQHRPRMRRMADKLGAWYTPLAVLIGLIAWIISGDPVRFLAVMVVATPCPLLIAIPVAIIGSISLAARRAIIVRDPTALETADTCRTIIFDKTGTLTYGEPHLTEQIYAEGFKQDEVLSLVGSIERFSKHPLAQAILNTVQAEKTITHEATEISEPPGQGLQGTVNGHSIQITSRKKLLKQQPEVESQLPEQAGGLECLILIDDLYAGTYRFRDTPRTDGLSFINHLSPQHQIQRTMLVSGDRESEVRYLADQVGIENVFFSQSPEQKLEIVNEETAQTNTIFVGDGINDAPALIAATVGVAFGQNSDVTTEAADVIVMDSSLQKIDEFLHISRRMRRIALQSAIGGMGLSMLGMLLAAAGYLPPVAGALTQEVIDVLAVLNALRVAIPPKALIDFTPGSTI from the coding sequence ATGATTGCTGCGCATCTGATCTTGCGTTTTGCATTAGTGACATCAGAAACGGTGCAGAATTTCCCGCTCTGGGCTGTCTTAGCCTTGGGGGGGACGCCGCTGGTCTGGGGGCTGCTGGTTAAAATGTTTCACCGGGAATTTGGCTCGGATCTACTGGCCGGCATTTCCATCGTCGTCTCGATTTTACTCGATGAGTATCTCGCCGGATCGCTGGTTGTGCTGATGCTTTCCGGAGGCGAAGCCCTGGAAGCCTACGCCGTCCGCAGCGCGTCCTCTGTGCTACAGGCGTTGAGTAAACGTATGCCTTCAATCGCCCATCGCAAGATCGATTCTCGCATCGACGATGTTGCCTTAGATCAGATTGCCATCGACGACACGCTGGTCATCTTCCCCCACGAAATCTGTCCCATTGATGGAATCGTGCTGGAAGGTCATGGCGTGATGGATGAATCATATCTGACCGGTGAACCCTATATGATGTCCAAGACCCCCGGATCTCAGGTTCTTTCAGGAGCGATTAACGGCGAATCCGCATTAACGATCCGCGCTGAGAAACTGGCCGTTGATTCGCGCTACGCCAAAATCATGGAGGTCATGCAGACGTCGGAACAACATCGCCCTCGTATGCGACGGATGGCAGACAAACTAGGCGCCTGGTACACGCCGCTTGCTGTTTTAATTGGACTCATCGCCTGGATCATCTCAGGAGATCCCGTCCGTTTTCTGGCTGTGATGGTAGTCGCGACCCCCTGCCCGCTCTTAATTGCAATCCCGGTCGCCATCATCGGCTCGATCTCTCTGGCTGCCCGCAGAGCGATTATTGTACGCGATCCAACTGCACTGGAAACCGCGGACACCTGTCGTACCATCATTTTTGATAAAACAGGCACGCTGACCTATGGAGAGCCGCATCTCACCGAACAGATCTACGCTGAAGGATTTAAGCAGGACGAAGTCCTCTCGCTCGTCGGCAGTATTGAGCGATTTTCCAAACACCCACTGGCACAAGCTATTCTTAATACAGTGCAGGCAGAAAAAACCATCACGCACGAAGCGACTGAAATCAGCGAACCGCCGGGACAAGGGCTTCAGGGAACCGTTAATGGACATTCCATTCAGATTACCAGTCGCAAGAAACTTCTCAAACAGCAGCCGGAAGTCGAAAGCCAACTCCCCGAACAGGCGGGTGGCCTGGAATGTTTGATTCTGATTGACGATTTATATGCGGGCACGTATCGTTTTCGGGATACCCCCCGCACGGATGGCCTCTCTTTTATCAACCATCTCTCACCACAACACCAGATCCAGCGCACGATGCTGGTCTCCGGTGATCGGGAATCGGAAGTAAGGTACCTCGCCGATCAAGTCGGCATCGAAAATGTCTTCTTCAGCCAGAGTCCCGAACAAAAACTGGAAATTGTCAACGAAGAAACGGCGCAGACCAATACAATCTTTGTCGGCGATGGAATCAACGACGCACCCGCTCTCATCGCCGCGACCGTGGGGGTTGCTTTCGGCCAAAACAGCGATGTCACGACGGAAGCAGCCGACGTGATCGTCATGGATAGCTCGCTGCAAAAAATTGACGAATTTCTGCACATCAGTCGTCGCATGCGACGTATCGCTCTGCAAAGTGCGATCGGTGGCATGGGCTTGAGCATGCTGGGGATGCTACTCGCTGCCGCGGGATATTTACCCCCGGTCGCCGGGGCGCTGACTCAGGAAGTCATTGATGTACTGGCTGTGCTGAATGCGTTAAGAGTCGCGATCCCTCCCAAAGCATTGATTGACTTCACACCGGGTTCAACGATTTGA
- a CDS encoding ZIP family metal transporter produces MTGVLEVIVLTTLAGITIPIGGFLANIERIRPRWLEQEFRHSIIAFGGGVLLAAVALVLVPVGIEELNPLTASASILCGGVCFMAIDRILATHRNSASQLIAMLLDFVPESMALGASFSNGGESVGLLLAILIGLQNLPEGFNAYRELKGSATMNTHLILPGFCLLVFLGPLAGLTGYYVLSLIPFMIGFIMLFASGGILYLTFQDIAPQAKLEHRWAPALGAVLGFVFGLIAQMVVA; encoded by the coding sequence TTGACCGGTGTTCTGGAAGTCATAGTGCTGACGACTCTCGCAGGAATTACGATTCCCATTGGTGGGTTTCTCGCGAACATTGAACGGATTCGTCCACGCTGGCTCGAACAGGAATTTCGGCACTCGATCATTGCCTTTGGTGGTGGAGTACTACTGGCTGCTGTTGCCCTGGTACTGGTTCCGGTGGGGATTGAAGAATTAAATCCACTCACCGCCTCTGCTTCCATTCTCTGTGGCGGCGTCTGCTTCATGGCAATTGACCGGATTCTGGCAACACATCGCAACTCTGCTTCACAGCTCATCGCCATGCTGCTGGACTTTGTTCCGGAATCCATGGCTCTGGGCGCTTCTTTCTCTAACGGGGGAGAATCGGTTGGTTTGTTGCTTGCGATTTTAATTGGACTGCAGAACCTCCCGGAAGGGTTTAATGCCTACCGAGAATTAAAAGGGTCTGCAACGATGAACACACATTTGATCCTGCCCGGTTTCTGCCTCTTGGTTTTCCTGGGGCCCCTGGCGGGACTCACCGGATATTATGTACTGTCGCTGATCCCGTTCATGATCGGTTTCATCATGCTCTTCGCATCAGGAGGGATTCTATATCTCACATTTCAGGATATTGCACCGCAGGCCAAACTGGAACATCGCTGGGCCCCTGCATTAGGAGCAGTACTCGGGTTTGTCTTTGGATTAATTGCACAGATGGTGGTCGCATAA
- a CDS encoding DUF2920 family protein, producing MRFQRDKVEFMRKQSIAIWAFFFLVLVITDLDAAELPDQNGTVSISTQEWPFHPGPRSVKVYIYYPGNKLENVNAETGLMLNLHNWGGTNTSGAGNPAVLTKELNVIAISVDYLQSGSWKAQTEMGAPYDFGYLQAIDALRALSFVFHGLQEKKIPFNSKRIYSTGGSGGGNVTLMCNKFAPHTFTCVIDICGMPRLSDDIAFHLPGGSSLNARYSRDKNSKNYLAPGAQEIRFIGNPEHLKLMKDRGHASKIIVIHGTGDTTCPYADAKTMVQNMKAAQLDVEAKFVTPADIDNVVFKNIGHSLGDRTKMMIKYGGEYAIPRREKFRLRTSPTDFELKQDVIYPTSDGRYVISYADGVPTVRFESK from the coding sequence ATGAGATTTCAACGAGACAAGGTCGAATTCATGCGGAAACAATCCATTGCCATTTGGGCGTTCTTTTTTCTGGTGCTGGTGATCACTGACTTAGATGCTGCGGAACTGCCTGATCAGAATGGAACGGTATCGATTTCAACTCAGGAATGGCCGTTTCATCCCGGACCGCGTTCGGTGAAGGTTTACATATATTATCCAGGTAACAAACTGGAAAATGTGAACGCGGAGACGGGTTTGATGCTCAATCTACATAACTGGGGTGGCACCAATACTTCGGGCGCCGGCAATCCGGCGGTGCTCACGAAAGAACTGAATGTGATTGCGATTTCGGTCGATTACCTGCAGAGCGGTTCCTGGAAAGCACAGACCGAGATGGGGGCTCCCTATGATTTTGGTTATCTGCAGGCGATTGATGCGCTGCGGGCGCTGTCGTTTGTATTTCACGGGTTGCAGGAGAAAAAGATCCCGTTCAATTCAAAACGCATCTATTCCACCGGTGGTTCGGGGGGTGGGAACGTTACGCTGATGTGCAATAAATTTGCGCCGCATACCTTTACGTGCGTGATTGATATCTGCGGCATGCCACGTCTTTCCGATGATATTGCGTTTCATTTACCCGGCGGTAGCAGCCTGAATGCCCGTTATAGTCGGGACAAAAATTCGAAGAATTATCTGGCACCGGGCGCACAGGAGATTCGATTTATCGGGAATCCTGAGCATTTGAAATTAATGAAAGACCGGGGGCACGCGTCAAAGATCATCGTCATTCATGGTACGGGAGATACCACTTGTCCTTATGCCGATGCAAAAACGATGGTTCAGAATATGAAAGCCGCACAACTGGATGTCGAAGCGAAATTTGTTACGCCCGCGGACATTGATAATGTCGTCTTTAAAAACATTGGTCACTCGCTCGGCGATCGGACAAAGATGATGATTAAATACGGCGGAGAATATGCAATTCCCAGACGCGAAAAATTTCGTCTGCGTACGTCTCCCACCGATTTTGAATTGAAGCAGGACGTGATTTATCCGACTTCCGATGGGCGTTATGTGATCTCGTATGCAGACGGCGTGCCAACGGTCCGTTTTGAATCCAAGTGA
- a CDS encoding cytochrome-c peroxidase codes for MVFATVQTQTISHAAEKNASAQKSNKVLLGTPELTSGIPGKGPLTKKEIKEWLSKPENHEILEVTLPLGLSAGAAQMVGLKENPLTRAKVELGRQLYFDTRLSSDNTISCASCHHPDEGYGRHTQFGIGVRDQEGGRNSPISYNRILSGPQFWDGRAATLEEQAVGPIENPIEMANTHETAVKTIKGIPGYQMQFKKIFKDGINIDNIGKAIAAFERTLVTGPSPFDYQEKLKPFLKMDKEDLEDLADIYQPILAQTKKHPMSKSALRGMDLFFSEKVNCAACHLGPNLTDEKYHNLGVGMDAKKPDLGRFEVTKQEKDKGAFKTPTIRNVEFSAPYMHDGSQQTLEEVVEHYNKGGTPNPYLSEKVKKLNLSDQDKKDLVAFMKACSGPFPKVETGRLPQ; via the coding sequence ATGGTGTTCGCGACCGTCCAGACTCAGACGATTTCTCACGCCGCCGAGAAGAATGCTTCCGCCCAAAAATCGAACAAAGTACTATTGGGTACCCCTGAGCTAACTTCCGGTATTCCTGGTAAAGGCCCCCTTACCAAAAAAGAAATCAAAGAATGGCTCAGCAAGCCGGAAAATCATGAGATCCTGGAAGTCACTCTCCCGCTCGGCTTGAGTGCCGGTGCCGCCCAGATGGTAGGTCTCAAAGAGAATCCCCTCACCCGCGCCAAAGTCGAACTGGGACGCCAGCTTTATTTCGATACGCGACTCTCATCCGACAATACCATCAGTTGTGCCAGTTGCCACCATCCTGATGAAGGTTACGGACGACATACACAGTTTGGCATCGGTGTACGAGATCAGGAAGGGGGCCGCAACTCTCCCATCAGCTATAACCGTATTTTAAGCGGCCCTCAATTCTGGGACGGCCGCGCCGCTACTCTGGAAGAACAAGCTGTCGGGCCAATCGAGAACCCCATTGAAATGGCCAATACGCACGAAACTGCGGTTAAAACGATCAAAGGAATTCCCGGCTATCAGATGCAGTTCAAGAAAATTTTCAAGGATGGCATCAATATCGACAACATCGGTAAAGCGATTGCTGCATTCGAGCGCACGCTTGTCACGGGACCTTCGCCGTTTGACTATCAGGAGAAATTAAAACCGTTCCTGAAAATGGACAAAGAAGACCTCGAAGATCTGGCGGACATTTATCAGCCGATTCTGGCACAAACTAAAAAACATCCGATGTCGAAAAGTGCGCTGCGTGGTATGGATTTATTCTTCAGTGAAAAAGTCAACTGCGCCGCCTGCCACTTAGGTCCGAATCTGACAGATGAAAAGTACCATAACCTCGGCGTCGGTATGGATGCGAAAAAACCGGATCTCGGTCGTTTTGAAGTCACCAAGCAGGAAAAAGATAAAGGTGCATTCAAGACCCCCACGATCCGCAATGTGGAATTCAGTGCCCCTTACATGCACGACGGCTCTCAGCAAACCCTGGAAGAAGTCGTCGAACACTACAACAAAGGGGGGACGCCAAACCCTTACCTGAGTGAGAAAGTGAAAAAACTGAATCTTTCCGACCAGGATAAAAAAGACCTGGTGGCATTCATGAAAGCCTGCTCGGGGCCCTTCCCGAAAGTAGAAACCGGACGGCTGCCGCAATAG